Sequence from the Melanotaenia boesemani isolate fMelBoe1 chromosome 21, fMelBoe1.pri, whole genome shotgun sequence genome:
TGCATCACGAGATGGGCCATGTACAGTACTTCCTGCAGTACAAAGACCAGCCTGTGTCCTTCAGAGATGGAGCTAACCCTGGGTTCCATGAGGCCATTGGTGATGTCCTCGCCCTGTCAGTGTCCACACCCAAACATCTGCAGAGCATTGGCCTCCTGGACAAAGTTGAAAGCAACCATGGTGAGTaataatttgtgttatttagcTCTGTTAGAAGATTTTATTCTGCGACGAAGGATTCACTTGGGATTTTGGGACATGTCATTCATGCAGAGAGTGATATCAACTTTCTGATGAGCATGGCACTCGATAAAATTGCTTTCCTACCTTTTGGCTACCTGATGGACCAATGGCGGTGGAAGGTTTTTGATGGACGCATCCCACCGACTGAGTATAATAAAGAATGGTGGAACCTCAGGTAAAGTACAGCAGTATGCGGTGGTTATCATAATGAACAGGGGATTATGTGATAAATGATTTACTTAACTATTAGATTATTTGTATTGCAGAATGAAGTACCAGGGACTGTGTCCACCTGTAATCCGCACTGAGGATGACTTTGATCCAGGTGCAAAGTTCCACATCCCTGCAAACGTGCCATATGTCAGGTGATCTTCTATTACTCTTCTATTACAGATAGGTTGATAATTGCTTTCACACACTCAAATTATCTTTGCATAGATCagataaagatgtttttaaaacctGTATATAAGATTGTTCTCTCACCTGTGATTACATGGCTCGAAGCCCTCGCTGTCACAAGTAGTGGTTTAACAGAATGCTTTTCTTTGCACTACTTAGCAGTGATGCTCAGTCCTAATAGaaccttttatttttaggtACTTTGTGAGCTTTATCATCCAGTTTCAGTTCCATAAAGCTCTGTGTACTGCTGCAAATCATGTTGGGCCTCTACACACTTGTGATATCTACAAATCTCAGGAAGCTGGGAAGCTGCTGGGGTTAGTGTGGACATAATTCTATTTATCACTGTATTAATGTGTGATGCCAAAGCATACTCTTACTACTCATTGTCATCTCCTCTGAGTTCACCTTTGACttgtttgcagtgatgtgaTGAAGCTTGGTTTCAGCAAGCCTTGGCCTGAAGCCATGGCCATAATCACAGGCCAGTCCAAAATGAGTGCCCAGGCACTCATGGAGTATTTTGAGCCTCTCATCCAATGGCTGGAAGCAGAGAACAACAAGAACAACGAAATTCGTGGATGGCCTGAATACGACTGGAAACCAAGTACGTCCTTTCCCATTCatgcatttacatattttaatacaGAACggaaacatgcatgtctttgcctgaaatttgcccaaAATGAGTGTTCCATTGTCAAAACCAAATGTTGCAGGACTGCTTCCCAGACAGAAAGGGCACAGTGGCACACAGTGGCATCTTGTTTTTGCTACTCTGCTGCAGCTCACCGTGAAATCAATTCTCCCCTCTTCTCATTTTAATGATGAGATCCTGCTGAAAGGTTGTATGCAGATTAGATTGGTGAAATATTTGCACAAGAAGTACTTGGTAAAAGGGGAGCACTACTGTCAGAGATTAAGATAAATCCACAATATGGTGCAAGAAACTGCCACAGTTCACAAAGATATATGAATATGTGGCATTTGTTAAGATATTTCATGCActtatatttcttcttttccagcAAAATTTCTTTGGTAATAAAGTTCTGAActaaaatctaaaattattTACAGAAACTATATTTATTGTGGTATCTGGTTATAATGAAAAAAGACTTACAGAAAATATAGCTCCCCCCTGTGGAGCATCTACAGCTCGTCTATCGgagttcaaatattttttttcaattttgaaAAGAATGGGTGGAGCACCCACaattttgatgaaattgtgGGTGCTCCACCCAGCTACTGCGCACATTGGCGTAATATAGTTTCTTTATCTTTCTATAGATCCTGCAGGTGAAAATGAAGTGGACTTCCTGGGAATGAGAGTGGACAGTGCAGCTGCCATAGCTGGCCAGTGGATCTTGCTGGTTCTTGGCCTGGTCTTTTTGGTGGCCACCAGCTTTTTTGCCTACAAATACAGAAAGTCAAAAAAGCCTGAAAAGTCCTTATCAACAATGGAGCTCAAGCAAAAAGACTAGAAGTCAGTGATGGCTGAAGTAAGGCCTGACTTACTGTAGGTAGCACATCACCAACCTcaatgtgaacattttttttgtgtacTCTTATGACATCAAAACAAATTTGCTCTTAGACTATTCCCCCACTTGTTCAACcagatttccttttatttttccacaacttattttcttttgttttataccGTTGAAAGGTGAATCAGTATGACAGAAATTCAAGACaatccacagaaaaaaatgttaattttaagGTAAATTAAGGTGGATTTAATTGGAtattcacacatttttataGTGAGAATATTTCAGAGCACCTGTAAGACAGTCAGTCAGTATTTTATCCATTAATTGTTTTGAATGTAAAAAACCTATTAGGAGTATATAATCATGTATATTAACTCAAAATCAGACACCTGTAGTTCTCTCCAACTAGTTTTCCATTCATATTctctaaaacatctaaaacattgAAAAGTATTGActgttaaaacacatttatgataaattcagctttttttaagtCGTGAAAATAATGGTCTTTAATTTTTCTCCTAGAAATGTACTTCAACGTGCGCATCGTTTTCATGCCATCTGTGCTATGAATCACGTATGAGTTTTTTAGggcatgtaaaaatgtttatttttcctctctggAGCTATATTTACTCATGTTTCTGTCAAGACACCACCTTCAGTCTTAAAActccacaaatacaaacaaaagtttgttatactgtttttttttttcatatatatttactAATTTGAAGTACTCGCATCTGACAAAATCCTGATGAATTGCATCATTCTGGTCAGACTTGTTGACCCAAgtgcacatctgttttcatacataaaataattgtGGTTAAAGGTTGTAGCTTTATATGTGATTTCCTTTTTTGAGGCTAACCAAAATGTAGATTTATATCCAACCAAGAACAAAAGGAATTAAAAAGGTCTGAGGCTGGAGTCCATAGATGAGTTGACATGGACCGACcctctttgttttcagttcagttgtCCTGTCTTGTACATTTATTGTATACAGTTACTCAAATTATCTTTGCCTATGCAGAATCACGTcagttttgtaatttatttgtaatatttgaatgttggaaaaaaatgtcttaaaatgaatgtttgtgAAGTTGTTCATTGTGTAAACATTTATAGTAagatttttgttctgttgttgaATCCTCTGCATTTCtataataaagatattaaatgGACTGCATGGCTGTCAAACAATTTATTACCAAAACTGCACAGTACAAAAATAACACCACCACAAAAAACAGTTTGTGCATTGGTTTTTAGTCTGTTTACTTGAAGTCAGTAGAGCCTAACTCAGCAGAGTACCTGCGGGCTTGTCAGGTAACACAGACTGGAGTGATAACAAAATGCTTAATTCCATAGAGACCACTTGATGACCCCTTAGTCCAATCTTCAGGGCTACAGGTTGATCTCACtgaggaccaaaatgtcttggaCACAATCATGTATCACCGTACCGTCTTATAAAAATACAGTACAGAAGAAGGCACAGCAATGTATGCATTTGTTCAAATAGTCCACAATGTACCTATCTATTCTGGAGTGTGTAATATCCAGCCTAATGTTATGTCTCATTTAATCCAGTGTTGTGACTTTCTGTATGGGGTTCTTAAAATTTGCACACCAGGTTTTATTAAACGTATTGGCTCAAGATTGTGTAATAAGTTATAAAATGTACTCCTGACTTACTCTACATACAAACAAGAACCTGTTGCTGTTTAACTAGTTTCTTAGCTGCTTAGAGTAACCTTGCTGTGGAATGTAACATGGGGATATCAAATGTGCTGCTCGaaattgagtaaaaaaaaacataatcatgAAACCAGGAGAATAATGCTTCTACCAAGCCTGAAAAATGATCCATTTGAGGATTAACGGATTAATGCATTGCTTGTCCAACACAGGTGTAAGTGCAGTTTGAAAATGATCTGAAAACCTGTTAATGTTTAAAACCCTTAATAACTCAACACAAAGTGATGTCTGGGGACGGAGAAGGGAAAGATATGaaatcacagaaaaagaaaacatctaccACTTAGAGTAGATCTTGTGGGGGAAACACATAAATTGACGAATAACTTTGCTAAAAGGGTTCAGATGAGAGATGAAAATATGCATGCAGATGCCAGTCTGAGTGTACTGGTCTGCAAAATCATGAAGCTACCTACAGTTTAATCTTGAATGCAATCCAGACTCCAATGTACAACACTGCACTGAACTGAAATACAATCTCTTAAACAAAAAGTTAAGTATATTGCACAGAAAAACTTGAAGAAATCtaccaaaaataaaactttaaaaaaactacCCACGGCAGGTCCATGCACTTCAAAGTCATGTGGCTCAATCGGGCCCAGCGTTCTTTGCTTGACCCCCGTGGAAGTGAGTGGTTCTAGGTTCAAAGTAAAGGCCTCAGTAGTGGTAGTGCTGCATCTCTGTCCAGTTGGTGATCCAGTACTTCTTCTGCGGCTCCTCAGGCTGAAAGCCCAGATTGAACTGATAGCGCTCAGCCCTGCGAATTTTCACCCCCTGGTGCTTTGGCATTATCCTGTAGTAGATGGCTCGCTTGAAGAATCCAAGCTAGCAACAAAAGAGGCACAAAAGAAGTTCATGTTATAGACATGAAGAGGCAGCAGTAGATATAAGGTCAAAGACAGAGCAGATTTGGGATTTCAAGGCTGTGGAAAATGAAGTTAGATAACAGAGAAACCCAGACTATCCAATAGaagaagatggaaaagaaagataaagTACAAATATAAGACATAAAGTGGTCATGAGTAAAATCTGAATCATTTGCCTGAAAAGGAAACCAGAAGAAATGTTAGAAAAAGTAAGAGGGAAAGTAAAGCAGTAGTCATTCCAAAAGTTTGCCATTATTAGTTTTCATTAacaattgattttattttttcctctttttttttttttttttttttacccaaaagCCCCATAGATGTGTGCAGTCTGGAGACACATTGGAGTCTTAGTAGTCATCAGTCAGCCTCTCTGTCTCAGAGGGCTGGATCTTCATCTCAGCCTTCTGGGCCTTGGCCTCATACATCTCCCTCCTGTTTGCCCTCTCGAAGAAGCCACACTGGGGGGCGGAGGAGGAGTAGGAAGGTGCATAAATGGGGCATGGTTAGACTCAAGATGGAGGTTATACATCAATCAAATGAGTGTCTGCATGTTTTTTACAAGATCCAGAGGAGATGTTTGGTGTGAGAACATGTGGAGAGATTCAGGGATGTTCAAAGTCTGCAGACATAAAGTATGTCCATTTACAAGAGTGTAATCATTGCAGTGTAGTCTCACCTTCCATAGTATAAGAATGATGATTCCAAGTAGTAAaattcctgctacagcagctgAGATGATGATCCACAGGGGAAGCTCATAGGGTGTCTCTAGCTCCTCCTCTGGGTCTATTTCTACAGTAAACTACAAGAAAAGTGAAGaaagttaaattattattattactgcagccagtCTTATCGTAATCATCACAACCATCATAGTAAAATACCGTGGTGCTTTGACTCTCCATTTTGATGGTTGGTTTATCTGTAATGAGCTTCAGTGTGGCTTGGCCTTTGACTTTCACGGTCAGAGCATTGGAATAGTCCTGCAGtggaagacacacacacacaaataaaaacaatttcaaaACATGATCTGAGCTGCATATACATCTATTAACAGTATTGCTAAGTGTAACTTGAAGGGATAATTTAGAAAGTCATGTATGTGACTGGGTTGTATAGTATGTGTAAATGACCTCTAGCATTGTGctgttccacaaccgggacCGGACATAGATCTGGGCCGAGGTTGTCATGTTGAGCAGTGGACAGGTAAACGTCACACATTTTAATGTCCCTTGGGAGCAGTCCTTTCAGGCAcagtgacaaaaaacaaaaacaaaaaaatatatatacacgtTATTACACAACAGAgcaaatgtgcaaaaacaaactttagttttgtttttcaacttttttcttcAGGGTGGAGAAAATCTGACTGACAATTCAATAGTTTCGAAAATACACTTACTATGTAATTTCCCTAACAGTTAATATTGATCCATactgaaaaatgtaaagaagCCTTAGAGTTTCAACATTTCATTTTGGGAGGGTTACGACTGTCCATCTTGCTCTGACTGGCCCCTGATTAGTCAAAAATAATACAGTGCAAAACAGATACCTATTTGTTGTTGAAATAATGCAGAACTATCTGCCTACCAAGCACTTTGCAGATGTGTTTCAAAGTAGTGTTACAGTAAAGGTAGAAAACGATGGACTATAGAAATTATATGTGTATTTTGCACTGTGTAACACTGCAGATTTTTTGAGTACTAAAAGCTATGCACACACAAGGTTaaagaaaaagtgtaaaaagggTTATATGGCCTCTTTAAATACCTATTGGACAAGATTATTTCTTGGCAATACCTTAGTTGTCCTTTAATGCCAACAGCAGGTTGACAGTGAAATTTCTTGAGAAACTGTCACCCAATTTGCTGGCAAGACTCACTGTGTTTGTGAACCTTAATCACTTATTTTAGCTGTATCACCTAAATTCATCTACATGCCTACAGGTCTGTTGAATGCTGAAGATTAAATGTGAAAAACCTCACCCTAATACCCAGTTTCTTACCAACACGTGGGACTCTTTGTGACGACGCAATGTAATTGCTGCCTGTGGGTCAATAATTAGTTGCTGAATTGTTTCTTCGGTATCATCTTCTGTGATCTGTCGTTTCTTACGCTTGGGTTTGCTCTCTGACAGCTAGAAAACAAGAGAAGGATAAAGGGAAATGAAAGGAGGAAGACAGAGACATTACATCAGAGGACTAGCGGTAATTACTGGTTTTGATAAAGACATTACCAAATTCTTCCCAGAATAGCAGTGTCATTACTACTGCCTATACGTGGGCCGCACACATTATTTCTATTTTGGACTCTTTGAGGTTTCTATGTGGCGACacagttatttttttccccaaaatgtATTTATGAACACTGGTTTGGCACTGTGGCCATTTTTAAACAACTTCCCAATGACTTTTATTTAATACAGTTCAGACTGCTTCAGCCCACACTAACGTCAGGAAGAATTTCACCACGTCACAGGCTCAGTGTCACTTAAGTTTAAGTAAATTTAGCATTCTTTGATAGCAATCCAGTTCAGTCAAATTTCAAGAACTGCTTTTATAGTTTTCAAAAGAAGCAAACAATATTATACTAAGTGTTGCTTTGTTCTCAGTAACTCAATAAGGCCCCAAGGACGACACTGGTCAAAAGTGAGAATGCTGCTGAGATAACATTAGTTTACTAACTTACTAAATTACGGTAAATGTAGTAGAAAAATATCTGCAACATGAATGTTGTCCGTACATTTTAGCAATCCTGATGCTAGCATTAGCTCAAAGTACAGCTGCAGCTAAAAATGGGCTCTAAGAACAGCAAGTATGGATGTTGATTGGTTTTCACACCGCACCAAACTAATTGTACTATCTGTAGAAGTGGACCATGGTCATTTCAGTGTCTTTCCTTAAAATCCAACTTCCATTTCCTAAAATTCATATCTACCATGATGCCAGTAAATCAACTAGGGTTTAAAAACATGGTTGGGATAAATATGTGTTTGCCATTGTGTCACTTTTAGTTACATACTTATTACACTGCACAGCTGCAAATTaattaatactttttaaaaaaaaaaatatcctccaGATTTCTGGAAATGGGATTTGCAATCATTAATgctaaatacataaataaaaaagttaatattattatttatctaatGTCATTTGTTAATAAAAGCCTATTTAAAGTGACAATAATCCTCCAAATCTAGAGAATTTTACTAGCTATCAATAATATCTGAGCATAAACTTGGTCAACAAACCAACTCAAGATACTCTGGTGGAAAATTCAATATATTAGCTTTAAACCAAAGCCCAGAAAGAACCTTACAGTCAGGTTAAGCATGTTGACAACTTCCCCGGGAGGGTCACATTCCATTTCTGATTCCCCCCTAACGACGATCTTCGTCAGATACAGCAGCCACTTGCCGTTGGCTACCTCAAGTGGCCACTCAAATTCCACAGCCAGACTCCCCATATCTCCTAGCGGCTGCCCCCTCATGTCAACCTGGTGGcacaaaaacagaatgtaaGCAGAAATTCAGGAAATTGCAATTGCGATTTAAATAAGAGCCAGAAGCTGACTTTGATCCCTAAACAGTATCCACCCCTGGTCATTCTCACACCACAAACCATGGCTCACTTTAACAATCCCTTCCTCACACGTTATTAAACCTCTGAAGCTTTTGGCTTCAAAGACAGGGTgtggaaaaggaaaatgtgGCTGAGTATCACACACATTGTAGATGAAATATACAGTCCTGGAGGGGAAATATAGTGTCCGAGCGTTGTAGGTGACTCACATTGAAGGTGAACTCCACCAGACTGCCCACGTCACTGGTGCTGCCCATAGCTGACTCGCCCATCACTGTCCCACCAAATTTGGTTCGTACTACTGGATTTGCACTGAGCGAGATAAACAAGATTTTAGAAGGTGTGAGTGCTGTGGAGGGCTATGATATGTCACACTTCAGTGTTCTGTGTTATGTTCTGTACAAAATGTACATTATGTTACGATCTGTTAGGTAATGGGACTCACACGGAGAAGGAGGGGAGGATGGTGTTTTCAATCACCAGACCCACCGTCACAGGACTCAGGTCACTCTGCTCACTAAGACTGAAAAATCAACcttattataaattatttgcAAGAGTTAAATTTAATGATACAAATTATAAACCATAAGGGCTGCAGTTTAGGGATGACACTTGTAATGTCACTAAAACTCTGAATTCAAACTAGACCCTGCATTACAGTTCAGTATTACAGATTGTCCAGGTTTGCCCTTGAGTGGACACAAATCACAATATGCAGCATTCAGTATTAACCCCTTACGTTGACAGAAGCAGCTGAGACTTGACTTCTTTTGTGTACAAGTCAATGCCACTTGTCTCAAACCACAGCTGCAGAGACACCTGAGAGCGATAAGCACATGTGAAGAGCTTTATCATCTGAACAGATTGTAATGTTAAAATCTGCTAAATAAAATCAACTGTTCAAACCCACCTCTTCATTCCCTTTCAGAGGATTCCCCAAGTCACAGATGACTGCACCGTCCCCACTCTGGCATTCAAAGCGGCCATCCTAAAGACACATTTATAATTTAGGTGACTAAAAATCATGAGTTATTTATACTTCATGTATTTCTCTTCAGATCCTTTTAAGTGGAGCTGTTTTCAGCTATTTGGtaattaaaagacaaataaacttAGAATGTATAATTTTGAACTATGAAttacaaaagcaaaacacaatgaTTTCTCTCTTAGCAAAATGGCATTATGAACAAACATTTGTCAGTCATCTGCTGCCCTCCAGTGGACATACCACAGGCCTGAAGGCAGCGTACGTCAGTACACCAGGGATGGTGACGTTGAGCATTGCCTGATGGGCGTCCTCAGCTAGCCTCCCAGGGGAAGGAAAGTTGGTCACATTCACTTGCAGCCTTAACTTCATATTGCTGCTGAACTTGAGCACTTGAAACTTGCCCTGTctgaacacaacaacaatacttatttattaatgttaatgcTATTTTATGTCCAGATAAACATATGCCACAGAAAGCTTTGACTCTTATGTGCTTTTCCAAAAATAGGGTTAGGGTGTGTCTAAAAATGAGCTTCACATCTCAGACCTAAAAACATTAGAGCTTCATTGTTTACCTGGGGTACGGCCTTGTTTGCTCGTCAACAAACTGGGCTTTCAGCTGTAGGTTGCTTGTGCACTTGTTGTCTGAGCCACATTCCTTCTGAAAGTTAATCTACAGGAAATAGAACAAATACCATCATATCGTGTCATACCTCTCAGGAAGATTGGCCTGTTCTGGATACAACCTCATCCCTCCTTCCAAGCTGTTCAAGTGTAATATGTGTATTACTTTGTACCTCAGTTTTTTCTGTGAGTTTCTGATCTTGGCTGAGAACTGGGAATGAGTCCAGGTTCTGCAGGGAGCGTCTGacttttggttgttgttgttgtaacgCCATGTTGAGGGAAAAGACCACCGGTTCCAGTTTGTCCTTCAAACCTTTCTGTCAGTTCAACCAAGAATTTCATGTTAGTCTAAATGACTGCTTTACTAAAATGTGTGTAtactcatatatatatacacacatatatacaaatatGCAATCACCTTACCATTACAGTCAGTTTCAGAGTATGACAGATGGATGTGGAGGAAGGCAGGCTCATGGATCCAGTATATGTACCACCAGAATTCTGGAATCGAATACGAGGACTTCTTGTCTTTATGTCGGCTTCCACTGTGTAATCCACCGCTTCACAAAGCAGAACCAAATAGAAAACATTACAGAACACAGCACAGATTTAATGTGTTCCGTAAATGTAGATGAAGCTATTTTTTATGGATATAAAGACTGCACATTAGGATGGTTAAATAGCCAATATAAAGTCTATCTACATAAAAAATTGCTTACTGATATTCCTTTTGAAGTTCTTGTTTCCATTACTTAGAGTGAATGACATACACATGGTAACTGTAATGCTGTGAAGTACAACGAGAAACCCAATAATCAATTAAAGTCAATCAGAAACAGCATTTGCCTAATTAGACATTTTGCTAGACATATTACCatggtttattttcagtacACTGATTAGGATCCACAATCTTGGGTTCAGCAGTGAAGTTTTTAGTTAAATGGATTACAGGTCGAGCTCTGAAAACAATCAGACATGTATTCATGTTCACAGTTTTAAAGTagcaaatatatataataaaaatgggGGAACTTCCCCTATTTttgaaaactaaaaacacataTTCTGTTTGACTTTTTCTACCTGAGAAGGGCAATGTGATCATCCAGAGAGCCAACTAAGATATCAGGGTAACTGTTGTCATCCATGTCCATCCCTCCACTGATGGAGTAGCCAAAGGTCTTGAATGTGCCATTACTTACTGAATTGCCCTCAATCACCTGTAGAGGGTGTCAGTTATACACAGATTTCCAACTTGTGTCATATAAAGTTCAAACTTattaccacaaaaaaaaaaaaaaaaaaacaaacaaacaaaaaaaaaactataatgaTGATACCTGACTGTATTCCTGTGGTGGTTGTTTTTTACTTCCCATCCATATGTAGACGCTTCCTGTTTTGTGAAATGGTGCCCCCACTGCAAAGTctacaaacagacaaaagaagTATCTGAAGGAAAGctattgaaaattaaaataaggcAGTCTCTGTAAGAAATATagtagtaataaaaaaatactacagTTTACTCTATGCTTCCCTCCTTTAGATTACTGCAGCAATGTACTTAACTATGCTGtataaatgtaaatagaaaCTGAATGTAATAATTTGCAcatcacaaaaataaacactttattcAAATATCAAAGGCTGAAAGTGAGACAATTTCAgaatttcatgaaaaaatgAGCTTTAGTTTAAAAATTTCATGAAAAATTTAGTGAAAAAGTATAATtacttacttttaatatttgttatGTTTTCTAGTTTCTATCATTTACAGAATATATTGGTTGATGAGATGTGCAAATCGTTGCATCCTACTTTTAGAACCCCCAAAACTCACATTACTTGCAGGACATTGTTTACCACACCTAAGTATAAAAGAAATGC
This genomic interval carries:
- the itga3b gene encoding integrin alpha-3b isoform X1 → MSPRFLLCAVFVVYHGTQTCSGFNIDERFPVIKEGVTKGSFFGFSVALHDQTEGSRKHLLLVGAPKEKANSLKNVNETGAVYSCPITTDTTDCSRMDLVTSTTQSEMVEGMWLGVTVASQRGQPAGRVLACGHRYVKVLQGGSEEQQRMIGQCYVRSNDLTFNPSDDWQTYNYEVCNPTFDMELEGMCNMGISGGMTDTDVYIGATGSYMWQGNVHVTWRDPDPLNSWDSVGTNFGQLPYRYSYMGYSVLEEKKLLSHDDYTVVTGAPRDNSKGSVMFGKKAQDKIELVQIIYGEQVGSYFGSSLAVTDLNNDDWNDLIVGAPFYFDRTKDQGGAVYIFMNENGSFNYTATVVLKGSSGSGFGFAVAAIGDVNQDGFQDFAVGAPFHKTGSVYIWMGSKKQPPQEYSQVIEGNSVSNGTFKTFGYSISGGMDMDDNSYPDILVGSLDDHIALLRARPVIHLTKNFTAEPKIVDPNQCTENKPCITVTMCMSFTLSNGNKNFKRNITVDYTVEADIKTRSPRIRFQNSGGTYTGSMSLPSSTSICHTLKLTVMKGLKDKLEPVVFSLNMALQQQQPKVRRSLQNLDSFPVLSQDQKLTEKTEINFQKECGSDNKCTSNLQLKAQFVDEQTRPYPRQGKFQVLKFSSNMKLRLQVNVTNFPSPGRLAEDAHQAMLNVTIPGVLTYAAFRPVDGRFECQSGDGAVICDLGNPLKGNEEVSLQLWFETSGIDLYTKEVKSQLLLSTLSEQSDLSPVTVGLVIENTILPSFSVANPVVRTKFGGTVMGESAMGSTSDVGSLVEFTFNVDMRGQPLGDMGSLAVEFEWPLEVANGKWLLYLTKIVVRGESEMECDPPGEVVNMLNLTLSESKPKRKKRQITEDDTEETIQQLIIDPQAAITLRRHKESHVLDCSQGTLKCVTFTCPLLNMTTSAQIYVRSRLWNSTMLEDYSNALTVKVKGQATLKLITDKPTIKMESQSTTFTVEIDPEEELETPYELPLWIIISAAVAGILLLGIIILILWKCGFFERANRREMYEAKAQKAEMKIQPSETERLTDDY
- the itga3b gene encoding integrin alpha-3b isoform X2, which codes for MSREGDRRTAHIVALGEGWKIRLLVGAPKEKANSLKNVNETGAVYSCPITTDTTDCSRMDLVTSTTQSEMVEGMWLGVTVASQRGQPAGRVLACGHRYVKVLQGGSEEQQRMIGQCYVRSNDLTFNPSDDWQTYNYEVCNPTFDMELEGMCNMGISGGMTDTDVYIGATGSYMWQGNVHVTWRDPDPLNSWDSVGTNFGQLPYRYSYMGYSVLEEKKLLSHDDYTVVTGAPRDNSKGSVMFGKKAQDKIELVQIIYGEQVGSYFGSSLAVTDLNNDDWNDLIVGAPFYFDRTKDQGGAVYIFMNENGSFNYTATVVLKGSSGSGFGFAVAAIGDVNQDGFQDFAVGAPFHKTGSVYIWMGSKKQPPQEYSQVIEGNSVSNGTFKTFGYSISGGMDMDDNSYPDILVGSLDDHIALLRARPVIHLTKNFTAEPKIVDPNQCTENKPCITVTMCMSFTLSNGNKNFKRNITVDYTVEADIKTRSPRIRFQNSGGTYTGSMSLPSSTSICHTLKLTVMKGLKDKLEPVVFSLNMALQQQQPKVRRSLQNLDSFPVLSQDQKLTEKTEINFQKECGSDNKCTSNLQLKAQFVDEQTRPYPRQGKFQVLKFSSNMKLRLQVNVTNFPSPGRLAEDAHQAMLNVTIPGVLTYAAFRPVDGRFECQSGDGAVICDLGNPLKGNEEVSLQLWFETSGIDLYTKEVKSQLLLSTLSEQSDLSPVTVGLVIENTILPSFSVANPVVRTKFGGTVMGESAMGSTSDVGSLVEFTFNVDMRGQPLGDMGSLAVEFEWPLEVANGKWLLYLTKIVVRGESEMECDPPGEVVNMLNLTLSESKPKRKKRQITEDDTEETIQQLIIDPQAAITLRRHKESHVLDCSQGTLKCVTFTCPLLNMTTSAQIYVRSRLWNSTMLEDYSNALTVKVKGQATLKLITDKPTIKMESQSTTFTVEIDPEEELETPYELPLWIIISAAVAGILLLGIIILILWKCGFFERANRREMYEAKAQKAEMKIQPSETERLTDDY